The following proteins are encoded in a genomic region of Ovis canadensis isolate MfBH-ARS-UI-01 breed Bighorn chromosome 12, ARS-UI_OviCan_v2, whole genome shotgun sequence:
- the EIF2D gene encoding eukaryotic translation initiation factor 2D isoform X3 translates to MFAKAFRVKSNTAIKGSDRRKLRADVAAVFPTLGTDQVSELVPGKEELNIVKLYAHRGDAVTVYVSGGNPILFELEKNLYPTVYTLWSYPDLLPTFTTWPLVLEKLVGGADLMLPGLVVPPAGLPQVQKGDLCAVALVGNRAPVAVGVAAMSTAEMLASGLKGRGFCVLHSYQDHLWRSGDKSSPPSIAPLALDPLDLSEEKGCVKADTALQGDMRQLTLEEEEEVQQRCEEKSPSEAMEDPGPGGLHADPTDSKTLQEQMDELLQRCFLQALKCCVRRADLPLLTSTLLGSHMFSCCPEGRQLDIKKSSYKKLSKFLQHMQQEQIIQVQELSKGVESIVAVDWKHPRITSFVIPEPSPTSQTIQEGSRGQPYHPPDIKPLYCVPASMTLLFQESGHKKGSVLEGSEVRTVVINYAKKNDLVDADNKKTPRFNPWVGKIPWRRQSQPTPAFLPGESRGQRLLAARSP, encoded by the exons ATGTTTGCCAAGGCCTTTCGGGTCAAGTCCAACACGGCCATCAAGGGGTCGGACAG GAGAAAGCTTCGGGCTGATGTGGCAGCTGTTTTCCCCACTCTTGGAACCGATCAGGTCTCTGAGTTAGTGCCGGGAAAGGAAGAGCTCAACATTGTAAAGCTGTATGCTCACAGAGGAGATGCAGTGACTGTGTACGTGAGTGGTGGTAACCCCATCCTGTTTGAACTGGAGAAAAATCTGTATCCAACAG TGTATACCTTGTGGTCTTATCCCGATCTTCTACCAACGTTTACAACATGGCCTCTGGTGCTCGAAAAATTGGTTGGGGGAGCAG ATTTGATGCTGCCGGGACTGGTGGTGCCCCCTGCTGGCCTGCCTCAGGTACAGAAGGGTGACCTCTGTGCCGTTGCGTTGGTGGGGAACAG AGCCCCCGTTGCCGTGGGAGTCGCCGCCATGTCGACAGCTGAGATGCTGGCCTCGGGTCTGAAGGGAAGGGGCTTCTGTGTGCTGCACAGCTACCAGGACCACTTGTG GCGATCTGGAGACAAATCCAGTCCACCGTCCATTGCCCCACTGGCTCTGGATCCCCTGGATCTCAGTGAAGAGAAGGGATGTGTCAAAGCTGACACTGCCCTGCAGGGCGACATGAGGCAGCtgaccctggaggaggaggaggaggtccaGCAGAGGTGTGAGGAGAAGTCCCCGTCAGAAGCCATGGAAGACCCCGGCCCTGGGGGCCTGCACGCGGACCCCACGGACAGCAAGACCCTTCAGG AGCAAATGGACGAGCTGCTGCAGAGATGCTTCTTGCAGGCTTTGAAGTGCTGCGTCAGAAGAGCTGACCTCCCGTTGCTCACCAGCACTCTCCTGGGCAGCCACATGTTCTCCTGCTG CCCCGAAGGACGACAACTGGACATAAAGAAGTCAAGCTACAAAAAG CTCTCTAAGTTCCTGCAGCACATGCAGCAGGAGCAGATTATACAGGTGCAGGAGCTGAGCAAAGGGGTGGAGAGCATTGTGGCCGTGGACTGGAAGCACCCGAG GATCACATCTTTCGTCATACCCGAGCCCTCCCCGACCTCCCAGACAATCCAGGAGGGTAGCAGGGGACAGCCCTATCACCCTCCAGATATAAAACCCCTCTACTGTGTCCCAGCCAGCATGACCCTGCTCTTCCAGGAGTCTGGCCACAA GAAAGGGAGTGTCCTGGAGGGCAGTGAGGTCCGAACAGTCGTCATCAACTACGCCAAGAAAAATGACCTGGTGGATGCGGACAACAAAAA GacgcccaggttcaatccctgggtcgggaagatcccctggaggaggcagtcgcagcccactccagcgttcttgcctggggaatcccgcggacagagacTCCTGGCCGcccgcagtccatag
- the EIF2D gene encoding eukaryotic translation initiation factor 2D isoform X1, translating into MFAKAFRVKSNTAIKGSDRRKLRADVAAVFPTLGTDQVSELVPGKEELNIVKLYAHRGDAVTVYVSGGNPILFELEKNLYPTVYTLWSYPDLLPTFTTWPLVLEKLVGGADLMLPGLVVPPAGLPQVQKGDLCAVALVGNRAPVAVGVAAMSTAEMLASGLKGRGFCVLHSYQDHLWRSGDKSSPPSIAPLALDPLDLSEEKGCVKADTALQGDMRQLTLEEEEEVQQRCEEKSPSEAMEDPGPGGLHADPTDSKTLQEQMDELLQRCFLQALKCCVRRADLPLLTSTLLGSHMFSCCPEGRQLDIKKSSYKKLSKFLQHMQQEQIIQVQELSKGVESIVAVDWKHPRITSFVIPEPSPTSQTIQEGSRGQPYHPPDIKPLYCVPASMTLLFQESGHKKGSVLEGSEVRTVVINYAKKNDLVDADNKNLVKLDPILCDCVLEKDEQHTVTKLPWDSLLSRCLEKLQPAYQVTFPGQEPIVKKGRICPIDITLAQRASNKKVTVVRNLEAYGLDPRSVAATLQQRCQASTTVSPAPGLKDSLQVQIQGNQIHHLGRLLLEEYRLPRKHIQGLEKAPKPGKKK; encoded by the exons ATGTTTGCCAAGGCCTTTCGGGTCAAGTCCAACACGGCCATCAAGGGGTCGGACAG GAGAAAGCTTCGGGCTGATGTGGCAGCTGTTTTCCCCACTCTTGGAACCGATCAGGTCTCTGAGTTAGTGCCGGGAAAGGAAGAGCTCAACATTGTAAAGCTGTATGCTCACAGAGGAGATGCAGTGACTGTGTACGTGAGTGGTGGTAACCCCATCCTGTTTGAACTGGAGAAAAATCTGTATCCAACAG TGTATACCTTGTGGTCTTATCCCGATCTTCTACCAACGTTTACAACATGGCCTCTGGTGCTCGAAAAATTGGTTGGGGGAGCAG ATTTGATGCTGCCGGGACTGGTGGTGCCCCCTGCTGGCCTGCCTCAGGTACAGAAGGGTGACCTCTGTGCCGTTGCGTTGGTGGGGAACAG AGCCCCCGTTGCCGTGGGAGTCGCCGCCATGTCGACAGCTGAGATGCTGGCCTCGGGTCTGAAGGGAAGGGGCTTCTGTGTGCTGCACAGCTACCAGGACCACTTGTG GCGATCTGGAGACAAATCCAGTCCACCGTCCATTGCCCCACTGGCTCTGGATCCCCTGGATCTCAGTGAAGAGAAGGGATGTGTCAAAGCTGACACTGCCCTGCAGGGCGACATGAGGCAGCtgaccctggaggaggaggaggaggtccaGCAGAGGTGTGAGGAGAAGTCCCCGTCAGAAGCCATGGAAGACCCCGGCCCTGGGGGCCTGCACGCGGACCCCACGGACAGCAAGACCCTTCAGG AGCAAATGGACGAGCTGCTGCAGAGATGCTTCTTGCAGGCTTTGAAGTGCTGCGTCAGAAGAGCTGACCTCCCGTTGCTCACCAGCACTCTCCTGGGCAGCCACATGTTCTCCTGCTG CCCCGAAGGACGACAACTGGACATAAAGAAGTCAAGCTACAAAAAG CTCTCTAAGTTCCTGCAGCACATGCAGCAGGAGCAGATTATACAGGTGCAGGAGCTGAGCAAAGGGGTGGAGAGCATTGTGGCCGTGGACTGGAAGCACCCGAG GATCACATCTTTCGTCATACCCGAGCCCTCCCCGACCTCCCAGACAATCCAGGAGGGTAGCAGGGGACAGCCCTATCACCCTCCAGATATAAAACCCCTCTACTGTGTCCCAGCCAGCATGACCCTGCTCTTCCAGGAGTCTGGCCACAA GAAAGGGAGTGTCCTGGAGGGCAGTGAGGTCCGAACAGTCGTCATCAACTACGCCAAGAAAAATGACCTGGTGGATGCGGACAACAAAAA TCTCGTGAAATTGGATCCCATCCTCTGTGACTGTGTCTTAGAGAAGGATGAACAGCACACAGTCACGAAGCTTCCGTGGGACAGTCTCCTGAGCAG ATGTTTGGAAAAATTGCAGCCTGCCTATCAAGTGACCTTTCCGGGACAAGAGCCCATTGTGAAGAAAGGCAGGATCTGCCCAATCGACATCACCCTAGCACAGAGAGCTTCGAACAAAAAG GTGACCGTGGTCCGGAACTTGGAGGCCTACGGCCTGGACCCGCGCTCAGTGGCTGCCACCCTCCAGCAGCGATGCCAGGCTAGCACCACCGTCAGCCCTGCCCCAGGTCTCAAGGACAGCCTGCAGGTTCAGATCCAGGGCAATCAGATCCACCACCTTGGCCGGCTGTTGCTCG AAGAGTATCGGCTTCCTCGAAAACACATCCAAGGCCTGGAAAAAGCCCCTAAACCTGGCAAGAAGAAATGA
- the EIF2D gene encoding eukaryotic translation initiation factor 2D isoform X2 — protein MFAKAFRVKSNTAIKGSDRRKLRADVAAVFPTLGTDQVSELVPGKEELNIVKLYAHRGDAVTVYVSGGNPILFELEKNLYPTVYTLWSYPDLLPTFTTWPLVLEKLVGGADLMLPGLVVPPAGLPQVQKGDLCAVALVGNRAPVAVGVAAMSTAEMLASGLKGRGFCVLHSYQDHLWRSGDKSSPPSIAPLALDPLDLSEEKGCVKADTALQGDMRQLTLEEEEEVQQRCEEKSPSEAMEDPGPGGLHADPTDSKTLQEQMDELLQRCFLQALKCCVRRADLPLLTSTLLGSHMFSCCPEGRQLDIKKSSYKKLSKFLQHMQQEQIIQVQELSKGVESIVAVDWKHPRITSFVIPEPSPTSQTIQEGSRGQPYHPPDIKPLYCVPASMTLLFQESGHKKGSVLEGSEVRTVVINYAKKNDLVDADNKNLVKLDPILCDCVLEKDEQHTVTKLPWDSLLSSQRRATAYKISFHLAACWA, from the exons ATGTTTGCCAAGGCCTTTCGGGTCAAGTCCAACACGGCCATCAAGGGGTCGGACAG GAGAAAGCTTCGGGCTGATGTGGCAGCTGTTTTCCCCACTCTTGGAACCGATCAGGTCTCTGAGTTAGTGCCGGGAAAGGAAGAGCTCAACATTGTAAAGCTGTATGCTCACAGAGGAGATGCAGTGACTGTGTACGTGAGTGGTGGTAACCCCATCCTGTTTGAACTGGAGAAAAATCTGTATCCAACAG TGTATACCTTGTGGTCTTATCCCGATCTTCTACCAACGTTTACAACATGGCCTCTGGTGCTCGAAAAATTGGTTGGGGGAGCAG ATTTGATGCTGCCGGGACTGGTGGTGCCCCCTGCTGGCCTGCCTCAGGTACAGAAGGGTGACCTCTGTGCCGTTGCGTTGGTGGGGAACAG AGCCCCCGTTGCCGTGGGAGTCGCCGCCATGTCGACAGCTGAGATGCTGGCCTCGGGTCTGAAGGGAAGGGGCTTCTGTGTGCTGCACAGCTACCAGGACCACTTGTG GCGATCTGGAGACAAATCCAGTCCACCGTCCATTGCCCCACTGGCTCTGGATCCCCTGGATCTCAGTGAAGAGAAGGGATGTGTCAAAGCTGACACTGCCCTGCAGGGCGACATGAGGCAGCtgaccctggaggaggaggaggaggtccaGCAGAGGTGTGAGGAGAAGTCCCCGTCAGAAGCCATGGAAGACCCCGGCCCTGGGGGCCTGCACGCGGACCCCACGGACAGCAAGACCCTTCAGG AGCAAATGGACGAGCTGCTGCAGAGATGCTTCTTGCAGGCTTTGAAGTGCTGCGTCAGAAGAGCTGACCTCCCGTTGCTCACCAGCACTCTCCTGGGCAGCCACATGTTCTCCTGCTG CCCCGAAGGACGACAACTGGACATAAAGAAGTCAAGCTACAAAAAG CTCTCTAAGTTCCTGCAGCACATGCAGCAGGAGCAGATTATACAGGTGCAGGAGCTGAGCAAAGGGGTGGAGAGCATTGTGGCCGTGGACTGGAAGCACCCGAG GATCACATCTTTCGTCATACCCGAGCCCTCCCCGACCTCCCAGACAATCCAGGAGGGTAGCAGGGGACAGCCCTATCACCCTCCAGATATAAAACCCCTCTACTGTGTCCCAGCCAGCATGACCCTGCTCTTCCAGGAGTCTGGCCACAA GAAAGGGAGTGTCCTGGAGGGCAGTGAGGTCCGAACAGTCGTCATCAACTACGCCAAGAAAAATGACCTGGTGGATGCGGACAACAAAAA TCTCGTGAAATTGGATCCCATCCTCTGTGACTGTGTCTTAGAGAAGGATGAACAGCACACAGTCACGAAGCTTCCGTGGGACAGTCTCCTGAGCAG CCAGAGGCGAGCCACTGCTTACAAGATCAGCTTCCATCTAGCCGCCTGCTGGGCGTGA